The Flavobacteriaceae bacterium 3519-10 genome includes a window with the following:
- a CDS encoding cAMP-binding proteins - catabolite gene activator and regulatory subunit of cAMP-dependent protein kinases, translating to MHDSLKYIYSHFLLSTENVEEIIAAHDEVHVTKGSFLLNEGETANEYFILEKGLVRAFVIDTDGNEITTEFFTENEIVIIPTSLFQKIPSQENLQAISDCTLWKISYDGFQRLFHQLEGLREWGRVWFSFQLFTMKQRSLDMITQSASERYLKLMKEKPAIIHYAPLKQIASYLGITDTSLSRIRKELSSR from the coding sequence ATGCATGATAGTTTAAAATATATCTATTCTCATTTTCTTTTAAGCACCGAAAATGTCGAAGAAATCATTGCGGCTCATGATGAAGTTCATGTAACCAAAGGAAGTTTCTTACTTAACGAAGGAGAAACAGCAAACGAATATTTTATCCTCGAAAAAGGTCTTGTGCGTGCATTTGTAATCGACACAGACGGAAACGAAATTACGACTGAATTTTTTACTGAGAATGAGATCGTAATTATACCAACTTCGCTTTTCCAGAAGATTCCGTCTCAGGAAAACCTTCAAGCTATCAGCGACTGTACGTTGTGGAAAATCAGTTATGACGGTTTTCAGCGCCTGTTCCATCAGCTCGAAGGCTTGCGCGAATGGGGAAGAGTTTGGTTCTCGTTTCAGCTTTTCACGATGAAACAGCGCTCTTTGGATATGATCACGCAATCTGCATCCGAACGTTATCTGAAACTGATGAAAGAGAAACCAGCGATTATCCATTATGCGCCCCTCAAGCAAATCGCATCCTATTTAGGGATTACCGACACTTCACTCAGCCGGATCCGGAAAGAGTTAAGCTCCAGGTAA
- a CDS encoding PhnB protein; putative DNA binding 3-demethylubiquinone-9 3-methyltransferase domain protein — protein MSKLNPYLNFDGTAEEAFNFYRSVLGGEFEGEIMRMDAAPGTENLSDEMKSRVLHISLPVGENLLMGSDIIPEFGQKLMPGNTNYISLFPDSRAEADRIFAALSEGGEVEMPLEDQFWGDYFGSFQDRFGIFWMINYNEAYS, from the coding sequence ATGTCAAAACTAAATCCTTACTTAAATTTCGACGGCACTGCCGAAGAGGCGTTCAATTTTTATCGTTCCGTGTTGGGCGGCGAATTTGAAGGCGAAATCATGAGAATGGATGCGGCTCCTGGTACAGAAAATCTGTCGGACGAGATGAAAAGCCGTGTTCTTCACATTTCGCTTCCTGTAGGCGAAAACCTGCTGATGGGCTCAGATATTATTCCGGAGTTTGGCCAGAAACTGATGCCGGGTAACACCAATTACATTTCGCTATTTCCTGACAGCCGTGCCGAGGCAGACCGCATCTTCGCGGCACTGTCTGAAGGTGGAGAAGTAGAGATGCCTCTCGAGGATCAGTTCTGGGGCGATTATTTCGGCAGCTTTCAGGACAGATTCGGTATTTTCTGGATGATTAATTACAACGAAGCCTATTCTTAG
- a CDS encoding protein containing DUF704 yields MEPIKIEITILEPVKKVWDLMNDPKHIVKWNYATDTWHCTKAENDLRVGGKLMARMEAKDKSFGFDYVGIYEEILPHKLIRYRLDDGRTVEIVFNEVDASTTQVIETFEPETQNSREMQRDGWYAILNNFHKYAEDNLS; encoded by the coding sequence ATGGAACCGATTAAAATTGAAATTACAATCCTGGAGCCGGTTAAAAAGGTCTGGGATTTAATGAATGATCCCAAACATATCGTTAAATGGAATTATGCGACCGACACCTGGCACTGTACCAAAGCGGAAAACGACCTTCGGGTAGGCGGTAAACTCATGGCAAGAATGGAGGCAAAAGACAAAAGTTTCGGCTTCGATTATGTAGGAATTTATGAGGAGATTTTACCGCACAAACTGATACGGTACAGGTTAGATGACGGCAGAACGGTAGAAATTGTTTTTAATGAAGTGGATGCTAGCACCACTCAGGTCATAGAAACCTTTGAGCCCGAAACGCAGAATTCCCGCGAGATGCAACGCGACGGGTGGTATGCGATTCTGAATAATTTCCACAAATACGCGGAAGACAACCTCTCTTAA
- a CDS encoding 2-oxoglutarate dehydrogenase complex, dehydrogenase component yields MATLNYEIIINAPAKKVWDALWDEKTYPQWTQFFTPDSKFKTDWQIGGETLFLDGQQNGMYSTIKSISEPTEVIFSHLGMVRNGVVDTATVNQLEWSGAEEKYFLREIDPNTTELRAEVHTTGEMQNMMNEGFNRGFEVLKKLVEAG; encoded by the coding sequence ATGGCAACATTAAATTACGAAATAATCATTAACGCGCCTGCTAAAAAGGTTTGGGACGCGCTTTGGGACGAAAAAACGTATCCGCAGTGGACACAGTTCTTCACACCCGATTCAAAATTTAAAACCGATTGGCAAATCGGTGGCGAAACCCTTTTTCTTGATGGGCAACAGAACGGGATGTACTCTACGATAAAGTCGATTAGCGAACCCACAGAAGTGATTTTCAGTCATCTCGGCATGGTGAGGAACGGAGTTGTGGACACCGCAACCGTTAACCAACTCGAATGGAGTGGTGCGGAAGAGAAATACTTTTTAAGAGAGATTGATCCCAACACGACAGAACTTCGCGCAGAAGTGCATACCACGGGCGAAATGCAGAATATGATGAATGAAGGTTTCAACCGCGGTTTTGAGGTATTGAAAAAACTGGTGGAAGCCGGGTAA
- a CDS encoding membrane protein containing heat shock protein D naJ N-terminal domain yields the protein MKNYYYFLSIAENASEDEIKKAYRKLSIKYHPDKNENDAFFANRFMEIQEAYDILGDKEKRRIYDENLAHQQRSYRPNLPPSIKSFSANKIRVQKGEEVIIKWQTHNADIVKIIPFGLEKGYGERAFKITEFKDGEFQLLLHATNSLLNKTLVRGLTITEVFENDTEKFRSEVEEMFKPQQPSRTNPAGQPKFLRIVLAVLFLVIAVLLLVSAFSE from the coding sequence ATGAAGAACTACTATTATTTTCTGAGTATCGCCGAAAATGCGTCCGAAGACGAGATCAAAAAGGCCTACAGAAAATTATCGATAAAATATCATCCCGATAAAAATGAAAACGATGCGTTTTTCGCAAATCGTTTCATGGAGATTCAGGAGGCGTATGATATATTGGGTGATAAAGAAAAGCGGCGTATTTATGACGAAAATCTTGCGCATCAGCAGCGCAGTTACCGGCCCAATTTGCCCCCGTCAATTAAAAGTTTTTCTGCGAATAAGATTCGCGTTCAGAAAGGCGAGGAGGTAATCATTAAGTGGCAGACGCATAACGCAGATATTGTGAAGATCATTCCGTTCGGACTTGAAAAAGGATATGGCGAGCGGGCATTTAAGATCACTGAATTTAAAGACGGGGAGTTTCAGCTGCTACTCCATGCAACCAATTCTCTGTTGAACAAAACCCTGGTCCGCGGACTTACGATCACCGAAGTTTTCGAGAATGATACCGAAAAATTCAGGAGTGAAGTAGAGGAAATGTTCAAGCCCCAGCAACCCTCGCGCACTAATCCCGCGGGGCAGCCTAAATTTTTACGAATCGTTTTAGCCGTTCTTTTTCTGGTGATCGCGGTGTTACTTCTGGTAAGTGCCTTTTCAGAATAA
- a CDS encoding Glycine dehydrogenase [decarboxylating] (glycine cleavage system P protein): MNTTQFVSRHISLNDADKKAMLKKIGVSGIDELISQTIPDSIRLEKDLEISPALSEYEMLAHSKELASKNALFDNYIGFGYFNTILPSPIQRNILENPSWYTAYTPYQAEIAQGRLEALLNFQTVVSDLTGFELANASLLDEATAAAEAMHMFFESRTKDQKKAGSIKFFVSDLVLPQTLAVLRTKAEGLGINVIVGNHKSHQFNDTYFGVLLQYPGKNGVVLDYTENIAAYKTHGLQVVVACDPMSLVKLKSPASMGADCAVGTTQRFGVPMGYGGPHAAFFACKEDYKRDIPGRIIGVSQDVYGNRALRMALQTREQHIKRERATSNICTAQVLLAVMAGMYAVYHGPNGLNFIAEQIHFKANALHDGLRVLGYDIVDEPIFDTVKFRIHEEEKNTLRQLMLDHKINLNYFTEGVVSIAIDEAVTLDKLQNLFDAFAQFKDNQSFKLEIKDTIQIPAESLRTDEILTAEVFNKYHTETELMRYIKRLERKDLSLTHSMISLGSCTMKLNAATQMLPISWPEWGNVHPFVPTEQAGGYQTLIKELEKDLAEITGFAGTSLQPNSGAQGEYAGLMVIREYHKSRNELHRNIVLIPQSAHGTNPASAVIAGMKVVVVKNLESGEIDIDDLKAKAEQHSENLSAAMITYPSTYGFFDDNIKDIIAVIHQHGGQVYMDGANMNAQCGYTSPGHIGADVCHLNLHKTFAIPHGGGGPGVGPICVAEHLVKFLPSNPLIKVGDKEAIDAISSAPYGSSLVLNISYAYIKMLGTNGLKTATEHAIMNANYLKEVLAEHFPILYANNKGRVAHECIVDFRQFKSLGVEVADVAKRLMDYGFHAPTVSFPVAGTLMIEPTESESKAEIDRFAEALISIKKEIDEIAEGTADATNNVLKNAPHTEQLVISDGWDKPYGREKAAYPLEWVREHKFFATVARVDEAYGDRNLICTCEPIESYM, from the coding sequence ATGAATACTACACAGTTTGTGAGCCGTCATATTTCTCTGAATGATGCCGATAAAAAGGCAATGCTGAAGAAGATCGGCGTGTCGGGCATCGATGAATTAATTTCCCAAACCATCCCGGATTCAATCCGTTTAGAAAAAGATCTCGAAATTTCTCCGGCGCTTTCAGAATATGAAATGCTTGCTCATTCCAAGGAACTGGCATCCAAAAACGCGCTTTTCGATAATTATATCGGGTTCGGGTATTTCAACACCATTCTGCCGAGTCCGATCCAAAGAAATATTCTGGAAAATCCGTCGTGGTACACGGCATATACTCCATATCAGGCGGAAATTGCACAGGGCAGACTTGAAGCTTTGCTTAATTTCCAGACTGTGGTCTCTGATCTTACCGGTTTTGAATTGGCAAACGCTTCGCTTTTAGATGAAGCTACAGCGGCTGCCGAAGCCATGCACATGTTTTTTGAAAGCCGTACAAAAGACCAGAAAAAAGCCGGTTCGATAAAATTCTTTGTGTCTGATCTTGTTTTGCCGCAAACTCTTGCTGTATTGAGAACCAAAGCAGAAGGACTCGGCATCAACGTGATAGTAGGTAACCACAAAAGCCACCAGTTCAACGATACTTATTTTGGGGTGCTTCTTCAGTATCCTGGGAAAAATGGTGTGGTGCTGGACTATACTGAGAACATCGCAGCGTACAAAACCCACGGTCTTCAGGTTGTGGTAGCATGCGACCCGATGTCACTTGTTAAGCTGAAGTCGCCTGCTTCGATGGGCGCAGACTGTGCCGTAGGCACAACGCAGCGTTTTGGCGTTCCGATGGGTTACGGCGGACCTCACGCGGCATTTTTTGCGTGTAAGGAAGATTATAAGAGGGATATTCCGGGAAGAATTATCGGTGTTTCGCAGGACGTTTACGGCAATAGGGCTTTAAGAATGGCGCTTCAAACGCGCGAGCAGCACATCAAACGCGAAAGAGCCACTTCTAACATCTGTACCGCGCAGGTTCTTTTAGCCGTTATGGCCGGCATGTACGCGGTTTATCATGGCCCGAACGGACTTAACTTCATTGCAGAACAGATTCATTTCAAGGCTAACGCGCTGCATGATGGATTAAGAGTTTTAGGGTATGATATTGTGGACGAACCGATTTTTGATACCGTAAAATTCAGAATTCACGAAGAGGAAAAAAATACGCTGCGTCAGCTCATGCTTGATCATAAAATCAACCTGAATTATTTTACCGAAGGCGTAGTAAGCATCGCTATTGACGAGGCTGTAACACTGGATAAACTTCAGAATCTGTTTGATGCTTTCGCGCAGTTTAAAGATAATCAGAGTTTTAAATTAGAGATTAAAGATACTATTCAGATTCCGGCGGAATCCCTGCGTACAGACGAAATTCTTACCGCAGAAGTTTTCAATAAATACCACACCGAAACCGAGTTAATGCGCTACATCAAGCGTTTGGAGAGAAAAGACCTTTCGCTTACACATTCGATGATTTCTCTCGGATCATGTACCATGAAACTGAATGCAGCTACGCAGATGCTTCCAATTTCATGGCCTGAATGGGGAAATGTGCATCCGTTTGTTCCAACGGAACAGGCAGGAGGTTATCAGACTTTAATTAAAGAACTTGAAAAAGACCTTGCAGAAATAACTGGATTTGCAGGTACTTCACTTCAGCCAAACTCCGGTGCTCAAGGCGAATACGCAGGTTTAATGGTAATCCGCGAATATCACAAATCGCGCAACGAACTTCACCGAAATATCGTTCTGATTCCACAGTCGGCGCATGGCACCAACCCTGCTTCGGCGGTAATTGCAGGCATGAAAGTAGTGGTTGTAAAAAACCTCGAAAGTGGTGAAATAGACATTGATGATTTAAAGGCAAAAGCCGAACAGCACAGTGAAAACCTGTCTGCTGCAATGATTACTTATCCTTCGACTTATGGTTTCTTCGACGATAATATTAAAGATATCATCGCGGTAATCCATCAGCACGGTGGCCAGGTGTATATGGACGGCGCAAACATGAACGCGCAGTGCGGCTATACATCACCCGGACATATCGGCGCGGATGTTTGCCACCTGAACCTTCACAAAACCTTTGCAATTCCACATGGCGGCGGTGGCCCCGGCGTAGGACCGATCTGCGTTGCGGAGCATTTGGTTAAGTTTTTACCATCAAATCCACTGATTAAAGTTGGAGATAAAGAAGCAATCGATGCGATTTCTTCTGCACCTTACGGATCAAGTCTAGTGCTTAATATTTCGTATGCGTACATCAAAATGCTCGGCACAAATGGTTTAAAAACCGCTACCGAACATGCGATCATGAACGCAAATTATCTTAAAGAAGTTTTAGCTGAACACTTCCCGATTCTGTATGCAAATAACAAAGGACGTGTTGCACACGAATGTATTGTGGATTTCCGACAGTTTAAATCGCTCGGAGTAGAAGTTGCGGATGTTGCCAAACGCCTGATGGATTATGGTTTCCACGCACCAACTGTAAGTTTCCCGGTGGCAGGTACGCTGATGATTGAACCTACAGAATCTGAAAGCAAGGCGGAAATTGACCGTTTCGCGGAAGCGCTGATTTCAATCAAGAAAGAAATCGATGAAATTGCCGAAGGAACTGCCGATGCAACCAATAATGTATTGAAAAACGCGCCGCACACCGAGCAGCTGGTTATTTCTGACGGATGGGATAAGCCTTATGGCCGCGAGAAAGCCGCATATCCGCTGGAGTGGGTACGCGAGCACAAATTCTTCGCTACCGTCGCACGTGTTGACGAAGCGTACGGCGACCGGAATTTGATCTGTACATGCGAGCCGATTGAATCGTATATGTAG
- a CDS encoding Formamidopyrimidine-DNA glycolase, protein MPEGPSILILKEATQKFIGEKVISATGNAKIAMEKLPDLTFEEYRIFGKQSYLVFGEAVIRVHLLLFGSYSVDEQIKPDRQLRLQLKFPNGDLYFNSCSVKLLERSVLREIDWHADVLSDDWKPLKARKKLKLQPERMACDVLLDQNIFSGVGNIIKNEVLFRIGVHPESLVGNLPPKKLSALIFEARNYSFDFLRWKKEYVLKKNWLVHTKKTCPKCGELLTKRHTGLSNRRSFFCEKDQKLYA, encoded by the coding sequence ATGCCTGAAGGACCATCAATCCTTATTTTAAAGGAAGCAACCCAGAAATTTATCGGAGAGAAAGTAATCTCAGCAACCGGAAATGCGAAGATTGCGATGGAAAAACTGCCGGATCTTACTTTCGAAGAATACAGAATCTTCGGCAAGCAGTCGTATCTGGTTTTTGGGGAAGCCGTGATACGCGTACATCTACTTTTGTTCGGCTCTTACTCGGTTGATGAACAGATCAAACCCGACCGCCAACTCAGGCTGCAGCTCAAATTTCCGAATGGTGATCTGTATTTTAATTCGTGCTCGGTAAAACTCCTGGAACGATCAGTTTTAAGGGAAATCGATTGGCATGCTGATGTATTAAGCGACGACTGGAAGCCGCTCAAAGCCCGAAAAAAACTCAAACTACAACCTGAAAGAATGGCTTGCGATGTGCTGCTAGACCAGAATATTTTCTCGGGCGTTGGCAATATCATTAAAAACGAAGTGCTGTTCCGTATTGGTGTTCATCCTGAAAGTCTCGTGGGGAATTTGCCTCCAAAAAAACTTTCGGCCCTGATCTTCGAAGCACGAAATTACAGTTTTGACTTTCTGCGCTGGAAAAAAGAGTATGTATTAAAGAAAAACTGGCTTGTACACACCAAAAAAACCTGTCCAAAGTGTGGCGAACTTCTTACGAAAAGACATACTGGATTATCTAACCGCCGAAGCTTTTTCTGCGAAAAAGACCAAAAACTTTATGCCTGA
- a CDS encoding Deoxyguanosinetriphosphate triphosphohydrolase, whose translation MDLNRIFTNQRTGQNVATSASRTDYQRDFDRIIFSAAFRRLQNKTQVFPLPGSVFVHNRLTHSLEVSSVGRSLGSAAGDFIFENYRNDLDENAQNFYQHNLHNVIAAACLCHDVGNPAFGHSGEDAIASYFEKNEADLKPKFNEKEWADLMNFEGNANAIRVLTHQQNGKDEGGTQLTFSTLGSIAKYPCEAVAKNRAVIHQKKFGFFQNEKDTFLQIANSVGMMQESDEPTAFKRHPFVWLVEAADDICYNIIDMEDAHRLGIVSTADCENLFFELIKSENQNTKRVEDKLAMLTNANERISYLRAKVINALINKSMQIYRENFDLILNGNLDKALLDIYKTDNRSLQEIESFSIEKIYNHKAVIEIENAGYNVMYELLDHFIPPILKSKEDRKSYDKMALKLLPKQFLYEEGTDYQKVLGVIDFVSGMTDNFATDLYRKIKGIEIGMTM comes from the coding sequence ATGGATTTAAACCGCATTTTTACCAATCAGCGTACCGGGCAGAACGTTGCGACATCAGCTTCCAGAACCGATTATCAGAGGGATTTCGACCGTATTATATTTTCCGCCGCGTTCCGCCGTCTGCAGAACAAAACGCAGGTTTTCCCCCTGCCGGGAAGTGTTTTTGTGCACAACCGCCTCACACACTCGCTTGAAGTTTCGTCTGTTGGCCGCAGTTTGGGAAGTGCTGCGGGAGATTTCATTTTCGAAAACTACCGAAATGACCTCGATGAAAATGCACAGAATTTCTATCAGCACAATTTGCATAATGTAATTGCCGCGGCGTGCCTTTGCCATGATGTGGGTAATCCGGCTTTTGGACATTCGGGGGAAGATGCGATCGCGAGTTATTTTGAAAAAAATGAAGCCGACCTTAAGCCGAAATTCAATGAAAAAGAATGGGCCGACCTGATGAATTTTGAAGGGAACGCAAATGCAATCCGAGTACTCACACACCAGCAGAACGGCAAGGACGAAGGGGGTACGCAGTTAACATTTTCCACGCTCGGGAGCATCGCAAAATATCCGTGTGAAGCCGTGGCAAAAAACCGCGCTGTGATTCACCAAAAGAAGTTTGGTTTTTTCCAGAATGAAAAAGACACTTTTCTGCAGATTGCCAATTCGGTAGGCATGATGCAGGAATCTGACGAACCCACCGCGTTTAAAAGGCATCCGTTTGTGTGGCTTGTGGAAGCTGCCGATGACATTTGCTATAATATCATCGATATGGAAGACGCGCACCGACTCGGGATCGTGTCAACCGCCGATTGCGAAAATCTGTTTTTCGAGCTGATAAAATCTGAGAATCAGAACACGAAAAGGGTAGAAGACAAACTTGCGATGCTTACGAACGCAAACGAAAGGATTTCTTATCTGCGCGCAAAAGTAATCAATGCGTTGATTAACAAGTCGATGCAGATTTACAGAGAAAATTTTGACTTAATTTTAAATGGAAATTTAGACAAAGCGCTGCTCGATATTTATAAGACCGACAACCGATCGCTGCAGGAAATTGAGAGCTTTTCAATTGAGAAAATTTACAACCATAAAGCCGTGATTGAGATTGAAAATGCCGGCTATAATGTGATGTATGAACTGCTCGACCATTTTATCCCGCCAATTCTTAAATCTAAAGAAGACCGCAAATCATATGATAAAATGGCTTTGAAGCTGCTGCCAAAACAGTTCCTGTACGAAGAAGGAACAGATTATCAGAAAGTTTTGGGCGTAATTGATTTTGTCTCGGGCATGACCGATAATTTCGCCACCGATCTTTACCGCAAAATAAAAGGAATCGAGATCGGGATGACGATGTAG